Within the Osmerus mordax isolate fOsmMor3 chromosome 6, fOsmMor3.pri, whole genome shotgun sequence genome, the region TCCTTTTTAAAGACATCTTTTTGGGGGTTTATTTATTGGGCTTCATTGGACAGTTTGCAAgtaaagtgtgacaggaaaggcagggtggggggagagagagagagagagagagagaggggggaagacttGCAGCCAAGGCCTCAGCCTCTCAATTAACCGGTGAGCTGCTGGCCGTTGGCAAACATCCTTTTTTAGAGACTCGACACAAAATGGAGTGGTGTTTTAGACCCAGATGCAGACGAGATCCGCTGTCGAAGGGAAATATGACCTGGTAGGGGGTTGTGTTCCTTTTTTTCAATTCGAATTTGAGCGCAAGGGAAGGTCTGTAGATGGCGCTGTCAGATTACATTCATGACTGACTGACGACAGGCTCTGACAGCGAAGAGAGAAGGGTGGAATGTAATAGTGGGGCAGTGTTGAAGCAAAGTATTAACACACTTCCGTAGTGTGTCTCTAGTGATCGATAGCAGTACACAAGCAAACGCATCCTCAACATTTGCCCTTTTTATGTTATTGTATGACTGTGGCTTTAATGGATTCATGCAGAGGTTGTGATCACCGGAATGAGACATTGTGAATTGAAACTGTTTTGGATTAGATTTTGTCCTgaacagcatggcagctgtTAGCCTGATACGTCCCTCCTGCCTGCCAACTCCCATGTCCTCCTGtttcctctttatctctcttctgtctccctcgttcggtcttctctctctccctctctctcctttgcagTTTTCAAGATAGTTCATTTGAACACGATCGGGACAATTGGTTATCTTTAGATTCGTAATTTCCTGACGAACCatatctcttcccccccctgtccttctccacctcccctctcctcctctcctcctccccatttcAGGCCTGCACCGCCGACGGTCTGGAGCTCCATAGCTACGGGATGCTGTTGCCGTGCGGCACCCGTTTCCGGGGGGTGGAGTATGTGTGCTGCCCGGGGAGGGGCGCAAGCGGCAGGATGGAGGCCGAGGCGGCGGACGCCCTCACCCCCAACCTCACCCCTCAGACCACTGGCAGAGTCAACACAGCGTACGTGTCTCACCGAACGGAGGCAGATAGGAGCCGCCGTTTTTGGTTCCCCTGAGGGAGACGTCgtcttgttgtgtttgtgtttgtcgcCGGACTGCGCTGGGTAGCGTGTCAAGGCAGATCTCCTCCAGAGCCTGCGGAGCACGACGCCAGCGCGTAGAGAGAGACGCTCGCGCGACAGGGCgttacatttgattcatttggcagacgcgtGATTCATTTCGACTCCGTGCCTGTGCTGTCACTCTACTGAGGTCAACGCACAGTTAGGCATCATGATGAAGaaaatgaggatgatgatgatgatgatttctCTCCCCCCCGTGCAGCACCAaagtgaccccccccaccccaagccCCTCCCCAGACACGGACGTCGATGAGGccgacatggaggaggaggatgacgaggtggtggaggaggaggaagaggaggaggaagaggaggaggaggtggaggaggaggtggaggaggaggaggaagaggaggtggacgaggaagaggaggtggacgaggggggtgaggaggaggcgaAGGCGGCGGCGGCGGTCAAAGAGCCAGAGGTGTACGAGTACTCCGTCGACTCGGGTCCCTACCAGGCCCGAGACTACCTGGACTCTTACTACTACGCCAAGGGAGGCCAGGGGGCTCGCAAGCCCACCCCGGCCCCACCGCAGGCCAGGGGAGACAGCTGTGagtaccccctccctccccctggccctccaTCTCAGTCCCCCTCCACTGCTCGCAGTCTACAGAGAGCTTTCTCAGCTCCTGGTTCATTCTGTACAGTGGTTAACAGTGCAGTAAGAAGGCTGGGTAAATGCTGACAACACCACTAAACCCTCAGCTGTCACTTACTCTTCCTTTACTGGGGAATGAAGTGCACTGCCCAGTTAGCATCTCCTCCACCGCCAtacactctatctctctgtacATTAATGGGTCTACCTTtctcaagcacatacacacacacacatgcacgcatacatacacacacgtctgtCTCTGTGGCTGGATGTAGGACGTAGATAGGCCTGTCTATAGCTGATGTATTTGCTGCACTCCAACTCAATAATGCTGACCGCTCTCCCACTATGTGGATCAATGTCTCTCTGGCACTCTCGGCCTCGGACTGGGTAATGATTgttatctctttctgtctgactaAACACCCACCTCTTCCTTTTTCTGCCTCgcgctttctctccctttctccttttatctctctctatctctctctcgcattctctctctctcattctctctctctcattctctctcattctcattctctcattctctctctctctcattctctctcattctcattctctctttctcattctctctttctcattctctctttctcattttctctgtttctcgttttctctctttctcattctctctttctcattctctctttctcattctccctctctttttttctctctctccctctctcgtccttctctttctgtccatcgCCCTCCgcggcctccctctctcgtctccccccctccagtgcCCACACCCCGCCCCACGGACGGAGTGGATGTTTACTTCGAGATGCCAGGGGACGACAGCGAGCACGCCAACTTCCTGCGAGCCAAGATGgacctggaggagcagaggatgaAACGCATCAACGGGGtaaatggaggggtggagacccGGGAAATCGAAATTGTGATGAGATTTTCAGGCAGCCAATCGGATGAAGCTATCCCGGTGCACCCCCGCCCACTCTGCAGGCAGATTTGGGTAGATTGCTCCGGGATCGCAAAGTGATGTCTTAATGTAACGACGAGACAACGATCAGACACATCCAATGCTCCTGTTATCCAGACAGCGTTTCACAGAGGTTGCTAAAGTGAGACAGATAATTATAACCTCAGCCTCTAGGGAttcctgtgtgtgcagagtaccGTGTGTGCAGAGTACCGTGTGTGCAGAGTACCGTGTGTGCAGAGTACCGTGTGTGCAGAGTACCGTGTGTGCAGAGTACCGTGTGTGCAGAGTACCGTGTGTGCAGAGTACCGTGTGTACAGAGTACCGTGTGGTGTCGTCTGTGTGTGCCTAAGctgacctccttctctctctctcagatcatGAAGGAATGGGCGGAGGCAGACAACCAGTCCAAGAACCTGCCCAAGTCTGACCGCCAGGCCCTTAACGAGGTAAACACCAGAGGAAGCAGTCCCAAATATATCAAGACAATCCAAAGACGTACAAAGAAAGTACAGTCGGCCCCAAAGATATCCACAGGCTGATCGATCCCAAAGATAAGCACAGATATCCAAACCCTGAACCCTGACCAcggtcctcccctctctcttggcAGCACTTCCAGGGAGTGCTGCAGactctggaggagcaggtgacCGAGGCCAggcagaggctggtggagacCCACCTGGGCCGGGTGGTGGCCACCCTCAACAACAACCGCCGGCTGGCCCTGGAGAGCTACCTGACAGCCGTGCAGAGCGAGCCCCCCCAGGTGAGCagcccagggggaggagggttctTGGGTGAGGGCCAGAGGTCTCAAAGGGCATGTTTGAGGGGAGAGACCCCTTCTGTGGGGTTATGGTGAGAGAGGGTTCAATCGTACGCCACGATTAGAACCTCTTCTGCTTGCCGGGCTTCGTTGGGATGTTCGTTTGGCAAGGATCGTTGCCTGACTCCCTTtcttcccctttcctccttgcctttctctcctcctctctggctctcctctctcctcctccctcccccccccccccagcctgagcGGGTGCTGCAGGCGCTGAAGCGCTACATGGCAGCAGAGCAGAAGGACCgcagacacaccctcagacactACCAGCACATCGAGGCAGTCGACCCCCAGAAGGCTGAGCAGATGAaattccaggtgtgtgtgtatgtgtgcacaggTTTTATTATTCTTGTGAGAACCAGAGGTCTCCCCAAGTAGACGAAGGAAAAATGGAAGTAGTGAATACATATTTCTGGTCCTCACAGCTGCAAGTGTTATTGCTAGAGGGTGTTAGGGGTGTTATGCTTAGAATAAGTATTAGGATTAGAATGACATTAACGTTAGGGTTAGGCATTACACCATTTAGAAACAGCATAAGGCTGCTGTTGCTGTAGTTCCTcacttgtgtgggtgtggggaggtgtTGGTCTTTAAAGCCTTTTCAATTACATGTTTGTCTTTTCATGTACTATTCCGTCTTGGTGAGGCTGTGCCTCATAATCAGAGGAGAAGCCTAAAGCAGGATGATGTGTTGCTTCACAGGTGTACACCCACCTCCATGTCattgaggagaggatgaatcaGAGCTTGGCTCTTCTCTACAAAAACCCAGTCTTAGCCGAGGAGCTGCACGATGATATCCGTAAGCTAGTCGCTCCTGTCAGAGCTGTTAGGTTTCAGGGCCAGTCATTGACATcgttaaaaaaagtatttataAAAACAACAGCTTTTTTTTATCACACTTGAATTTCTAAATCTAGTTTCAGCCTGTGTGGATGCTTTGTGATTGATGTGCCTTGAGTGTTGCAGTcaaaacaattaagagaagCAGTACCAAGAATTTCAATGTACCTAGTACATTACCTACATTACCTAGTATTTAGTACAAAATGGCAAACAAACTTGAAACTGTCCCTCTTTGCGTTTACatttcccatttctcctctccgTGTCCGTGCAGAGGAGCTGGTGAAGGCAGAACGCGGTGACATCAGCGAGCTGATGACCACCTCCTTCTCCGAGACGCGCACCACCGAGGAGCTTCTGCCGGCCGAGAGCCAGGAAGAGAAGgacgatgaagaggaggaggagagaaacttCCAGAACAGGCCCTACCCACCCCACATCGGTACTGGAGATGTTTGCCACCACGGAAAACCGTTTCAACGTTTCATCCTCAAAATATAATATTACATCCGCAAAAATACACAGCCACTCAACAGATGCATGCTTTTTATTAaataacacacttacacaactcACAGGGAGTTACACACTCACGTGCAGATCATTTGAGTAAAACCGTTTAATTACAGAAAGATTGAACACGTTTACCCTTAGAACACAAGATGGCCGACGTGTTAACTCTCTCCTGTTTGTCTTTTTATCCACAGATCCTCAGCTCAGTAGTAAGAAAGGTGAATGagagcctggggggaggggggcatagATAAATATCTATGCTTCACAGTTCAAATGTTCCAGAGTGTTCCGCACTGTATCTTAACGTGGCGTTTCTGTCTGTGCTCCCAGCCTCCACGGCGGATGAGTACGACTATGGCACGTCCGAGAAAGGCCCTGCGGATGAATAcgaggagaaggtgagggatTCTCTCCACTCTGGAGCATGTTTAGGGTCTGATGAATCGAGGTGTGTTTGCTCCCTTGTGTGCTGCAATTTCCACTCAGCTGGAGGAAAAGACGCTCTTCTGTAATGGCCtattacattttctttctctctccctcactctccctctctctctctccatcacgctTTCTCTAGATAAACACCTCTGTGGAGCTCAAGCAGGTGGTCTACAAGTCCCCAGGGATCGAGCGAGATGAGTTGGTAAGGATGTTTCCACACATCACACAGCTTGCTAGACCGgccctcttttctttttctccgtTCGTAAGTTCACATTCTCctcctttttccctctcttctctctctttctctctctctcttccttccattTTCCTTGCTCCCTCCTTAGCAACCCGACGCCCTGGAGACATTCAACCGCGGGGCCATGGTGGGGTTGCTGGTGGTGGCCGTGGCGATcgccatggtgatggtgatcAGCCTGTTGCTGGTGCGCAGGAGACCGTATGGGACCATCAGCCATGGCATCGTAGAGGTGAGAGCCAGCCCACGGACACACATCTTTGTATTTAGCCTCGGTCGAGTAAATACATGTAAATACAACATTTGGACtatttacaacaacaaaaaatccacTGGGAGAGGAAAATGTGAAGGGTAGTGTAGTGAGCAGCGTGGTTTGACCTGTGCCTGTCTGCAGCAGGTTGACCCCATGCTGACCCCCGAGGAGAGGCAGCTCAACAAGATGCAGAACCACGGCTACGAAAACCCCACCTACAAATTCTTCGAGCAAATGAACTGAGGCGGTGGGTGTGGCCTGCCGGTCATGTCCAATCACATTCTTTGTTTCCCTCTAGGGGCGGTCCCACTCACTCCTCCAATGACGTAATTAAGATGTATTACAACCTAAAAGTAATTGACAAGATAGCAGGAGATATGCCCCTTTCATACTGTATATGACCAACCATGTCCCTGCATCCTTCTAGGAGGAGAACAATTCCATGTTGAGACCCAGTATCAAAGACACATATTACCAACTCACCCATCCTCCTAGTTGTTTGGTTCAGGGTAAAAAGGTGTTCTGGCCACAGTATTTCCACCTTCATTCAACAGACCCACAGCTTTCCACTGGTCTGAGTTGGCCCCCTTATTCTTCCAGAAGTGGTCATCTGTCAGAGCCAGCCCCATTGTTCGCCAGTGTTGTGACTGAAACAAGTTTTGATCAGTATGATATCAGTTAATTTAAGATAATTGTAGGGTCATTGCAATTGATTAACATAAGGACATTAAAGTAAAAACTCTTCATGAGGAACCTTTTCAGTCATGCTTCGGCAACTACCAGTCCAATCCATGTTTTTGTTGACACTTCCTGTGTAGAAAAGATGACCTCCCTCACTAACCACACCTCCACAAGCCAATGGTGGACTTGCCATCACTTAGAGCCAgtaatcatcaccatcatcatcatcactaacCTGTCTGTCAGGGCTGTTGTGGAGGCTTGGTAAGCATGTGATGTCTTTTTAGCTTGATTGACCATAGGTACTTCACacccaaaacaaaaacataaatctATCCATCCTAAACCCTTGTTGAGATGGTCTGCTCTCTCAACTCAAATCCATCCCCCTTCAATCTAAAGAATTGTACACAATCGACCCTAAGAGCCTACTTCATGTGACGGAAGCTACTCATTTGATCAGTGTATCAAATGTGCCATTGATTTAATTTAATGAGTAAAGTGAATGATAGATTTTAATTTGTTCTTGTACTGCTACCTAAAGAATTGTAACAACGTAATCGGAAGTCCATTACTTTATTGAAAGCATGCAAATTTGGTGTATGATGCTACTGTATTTGTGTTACTGTTTTGCTTTTGATAAGATGGAAATGTCGCAACGGAGTCAGTGTACATACTCTAGGTCTAGAAGAAAAGAACCTTACTTAAAAACCGACATTTCTAAGATTAATTTGCATTGGTGTCATGGAGTTATATAAAATAGAGAACTTTGTgctgttcagagagagagaacattttcCTAACATGGCTGATTGAAAACGGACTGTTGTAAAAACCAGCACAAGTCAACGACACAGTAACTTCTGACTGAATGTATTCTAGGTAGAAGCTGAAGCTCCATCTTGACTCTTGGTAGTGCATCTGCCACCCCTAGTGGGACCCTGAGGAAGTCCACCCATGTGTTGTAGACGAGCTTCTCGcctgttcccctcctcttcaGGTCCATGTAGCTGCCTGGTCCTGCTCTCCTTCCCATCAGGCTGAGTTTAGATGTTGTCGTGGGTTCATAGTTGACTTCATTGTTTCAGAGCGTTAACAGGAACCAATAGGCGTTGATGGTGACGTTCAGATGATTGGTCGTCGTTTTTCTTTGAGCGGGGATATGTACAGTGTCGGTTTGAGTTCGAATGTGAACACCCTGTTTGCGTTTCTCCGGTATATCCGACTCATCTGTGGTCATGCCAACCTGACATCTTAGCCCCAACAATGTTGAATGTTAACCTTCTGATGATGACATTTTCAGTTAAACTCTGTCACCGATAGATCACATCTCACCGCCGTAATCGCATTAGTCAGACTACGATCAATATTGTTCACTGTGTATATTTATATTGCAGACAGGAGGGATCGCCCTCTTCTAGATTGTTGACCTGTTGGGTGGGTTTGAGTCAACCCCCATGCCATCAGCTGAGCTAACTG harbors:
- the aplp1 gene encoding amyloid beta precursor like protein 1, with protein sequence MGHTVLPIMMAILSHCVWENVEALPMAEVDGPGPQGAEPQIAMYCGRQLLHMNPQTGQWEPDPQGRQGCFTEPSQILSYCQEMYPDLQISHVEESSNPATIPAWCKKGWDHCKTRPFIVLPYRCLVGEYVSEALLVPDRCRFLHQEQMDACESYVYWHNVAKEACTADGLELHSYGMLLPCGTRFRGVEYVCCPGRGASGRMEAEAADALTPNLTPQTTGRVNTATKVTPPTPSPSPDTDVDEADMEEEDDEVVEEEEEEEEEEEEVEEEVEEEEEEEVDEEEEVDEGGEEEAKAAAAVKEPEVYEYSVDSGPYQARDYLDSYYYAKGGQGARKPTPAPPQARGDSLPTPRPTDGVDVYFEMPGDDSEHANFLRAKMDLEEQRMKRINGIMKEWAEADNQSKNLPKSDRQALNEHFQGVLQTLEEQVTEARQRLVETHLGRVVATLNNNRRLALESYLTAVQSEPPQPERVLQALKRYMAAEQKDRRHTLRHYQHIEAVDPQKAEQMKFQVYTHLHVIEERMNQSLALLYKNPVLAEELHDDIQELVKAERGDISELMTTSFSETRTTEELLPAESQEEKDDEEEEERNFQNRPYPPHIDPQLSSKKASTADEYDYGTSEKGPADEYEEKINTSVELKQVVYKSPGIERDELQPDALETFNRGAMVGLLVVAVAIAMVMVISLLLVRRRPYGTISHGIVEQVDPMLTPEERQLNKMQNHGYENPTYKFFEQMN